In the Candidatus Poribacteria bacterium genome, TCGCCGTCGTAGAAGCCGTTGAGGATCTTGAGCTCGGGATCGAACACGACGAGGTGCTGCGGGATGTAGCGGAAGAAGAGCTCCGCCCACTGGTTCTCGGGCGTGGCGAACTTGAACGCGTGCGGGATCGCCGGGATCGTCAGTGCGAGCGAGTCGTGTCCGGCGAGACCCGACGCAATGGAGAGCATCACGTAAATGGTGATGAGCTCGCCCTGGGTCAGAGCCCAACGCGGCCGAACTCGCTGAACGGCGAGGTTGATGACGATCAGCGCGAAGACGTTGAGGACGACGTTCCAGAAGAGGGAGATGGTGGTCGGGTGACCGGAGTGCCACATCCCCTCGACTTCGAGGACCCAGAAGACGTTCGGGATGATCAGCACGCCGCCGAGAGCGATGGCTCTCCACGAGACGCCGCTGGCGCGGCGGTCATCCCGCCCCTTCATCGGATGGCGTCTCCTCGTGTCACCGTCGATACCGGGCGGGAGCTGGAAGCTAACGCGCCACTTCCCACACGAGGTGGCGGATCTCCTGTAGGATCAGCTTGTCCATCGCCAGACGAACGGCGTTCGTGGACCCAGGGATGGAGAAGATAACCGTATCGCGCGCCACGCCTGCCGTTGCGCGGGACATGATCGCGCCGGAGCCGATCTCCGCGTAGCTGAGATACCGGAAGACCTCGCCGAAGCCGGGAAGCTCCTTGTCGAGGCAGGCGCGGACGACGTCATACGTCGTGTCGCGTTTGGCGATGCCCGTTCCGCCGCTGAACACGACCGCGTGGCATTCGTCGTCTGCGAGCAACTCGGCTAGGAGGCTGCGAATCTCATCCGGTTCGTCCCGCACGATGCGGTACGCGTGGACGCGGTGTCCCGCGTCGGAGAGAGCCGCTTGGATGGCTTTGCCGCTGGTGTCGGTCTCCGGAGTGCGCGTGTCGCTGACCGTGATGACCGCGCAGGAGACCGGGCGATCCGTGGACGCCTTGCGATGAGCTTGGTACCCCATGCCTGCCTAGCGCTTCTCGCGATGGATCACGTGCTTGCGCAGGTGCTTGGCGTACTTCATCAGTTCGAGGCGCTCGGGGTGCAGCCGTCGGTTCTTCTTCGTTACGTAGGTGGACTTCCCGTCCTCGGAGACGAGTCGGACGATCTCACGCATCGGGCTTCCTTTCGGATCGCGGTCGGCTCCGCGCGGGACTCGCGTGCCGCCGTACGCCGCACGCGCCAACGTATTCTATCGGCTGGCGGATTGCCTCGTCAAGATGCGCTTCGCGCCGCGCCTGAGCTATCATCGGGTACGGCTGGCAGACCGCCGGTGACCGCGCTCTGGTCGCTCGATGCCGTAACCCGTGTCAGAGCGCGCGCGTATCCGGGGTATCCACGTCGGGCGACGATCTACACAGGAATCCATTCGCAGCCTTCCGGGCGGAACCTTCCATGAATTGGCGCGAACTGCAGTTCGCTCTGTCGCGCACCCAGCCGCGTACTGTCCGCGTCCGTCTGCGCCCCGACCGACCGTGGTACCACTCGACGACGTTCCATGCGGGCGTGTTCTCGTCGGCGCTCCATATCGGGCTCGTGCTGATGCTGTCTGCCTCGGCGATCAACTGGAGCCAGCCCATCGAAGCGCGCCGGAAACCCTTGTTCGATGGGGCGATCCAAGTGGCGTTCGTCTCGCCGCGCGATGTGCGCCGTGCGGCGCGTCAGGAAGCGCCCGCCGCGCCGAAGCCCGTCGCCGCCAAGAAAGAGGCTCCGGCTCCGAAGCCGCGCGTCAAGAAGCCCGTCGCGACGCCCAAGCCGAAACCGACC is a window encoding:
- a CDS encoding molybdenum cofactor biosynthesis protein MoaB, with amino-acid sequence MGYQAHRKASTDRPVSCAVITVSDTRTPETDTSGKAIQAALSDAGHRVHAYRIVRDEPDEIRSLLAELLADDECHAVVFSGGTGIAKRDTTYDVVRACLDKELPGFGEVFRYLSYAEIGSGAIMSRATAGVARDTVIFSIPGSTNAVRLAMDKLILQEIRHLVWEVAR
- the rpmG gene encoding 50S ribosomal protein L33 → MREIVRLVSEDGKSTYVTKKNRRLHPERLELMKYAKHLRKHVIHREKR